A genome region from Streptomyces pratensis includes the following:
- the pcaC gene encoding 4-carboxymuconolactone decarboxylase produces the protein MLLLGPSLGTSTALWDGVAPELSATHRVVRWDLPGHGGSPADLIGPGAGIADLGALVLSLADSLSLERFSYAGVSLGGAVGLWLAVHHPERVGRLAVVCSSAHFGDPGPWRERAALVRSEGLGKVAESAAGRWFTPGFTEPRLLDDLLGTDPSAYAACCDALAECDLRPGLSAVRAPTLVIAGRDDPATPPAHAREIADGIPGASLTELPHASHLAPAERPEAVREALRAHFTPRERDSGTAVRREVLGDAHVDRAQARTTEFTAPFQDFISRYAWGEIWTDPTLSRRERSLITLTALVAHGHHDELAMHVRAAVRNGLSPREIGAALLQTGVYCGVPAANAAFAVAERVLAELDGTARAQHRDGGTG, from the coding sequence GTGCTCCTGCTCGGCCCGTCCCTCGGCACCTCCACCGCGCTCTGGGACGGCGTCGCCCCCGAACTGTCCGCGACCCACCGGGTCGTGCGGTGGGACCTGCCGGGGCACGGCGGCTCGCCGGCGGACCTGATCGGCCCCGGGGCCGGGATCGCCGACCTGGGCGCCCTGGTCCTGTCGCTCGCCGACTCGCTGTCCCTGGAGCGGTTCTCGTACGCCGGGGTGTCGCTCGGCGGTGCGGTGGGCCTCTGGCTCGCCGTCCACCACCCGGAACGCGTCGGCCGGCTGGCCGTCGTCTGTTCGTCCGCCCACTTCGGTGACCCGGGACCGTGGCGGGAGCGGGCCGCCCTTGTGCGCTCCGAAGGCCTCGGCAAGGTCGCGGAGAGCGCGGCGGGCCGCTGGTTCACGCCCGGATTCACCGAGCCCCGGCTGCTCGACGACCTGCTGGGTACGGATCCTTCGGCGTACGCCGCCTGCTGCGACGCACTCGCCGAGTGCGATCTGCGGCCCGGGCTGTCAGCGGTACGCGCGCCGACGCTGGTCATCGCGGGCCGCGACGACCCGGCGACACCGCCCGCACACGCCCGGGAGATCGCCGACGGGATCCCGGGCGCCTCGCTGACCGAGCTGCCGCACGCCTCCCACCTGGCCCCCGCCGAACGTCCGGAGGCCGTGCGGGAGGCCCTGCGCGCCCACTTCACGCCCAGGGAGCGCGACAGCGGGACGGCGGTGCGACGTGAGGTGCTCGGCGATGCGCATGTGGACCGCGCGCAGGCGCGGACCACGGAGTTCACCGCCCCCTTCCAGGACTTCATCTCCCGCTACGCCTGGGGCGAGATCTGGACCGACCCCACGCTGTCCCGGCGCGAACGCAGCCTGATCACACTGACCGCCCTGGTCGCCCACGGCCATCACGACGAGCTGGCGATGCACGTCCGGGCAGCGGTGCGCAACGGTCTGAGCCCGCGGGAGATCGGCGCGGCCCTCCTGCAGACGGGGGTCTACTGCGGGGTCCCGGCCGCGAACGCGGCGTTCGCGGTGGCAGAGCGGGTGCTGGCGGAGCTGGACGGGACCGCTCGGGCGCAGCACCGGGACGGCGGGACGGGCTGA
- the pcaB gene encoding 3-carboxy-cis,cis-muconate cycloisomerase — protein sequence MHESDAGLLAPGRAGSAAETATGDHAFLQALLDAEAALTRAMSASGLAPSGAGRAVTAAADASRFDVRDLALRARSGGNPVIPLAAALSAAVDEDVRPHVHRGATSQDILDTAAMLVASRTLTILLDDLGRTADALERLAAGHRDTPMPGRTLTQHAVPTTFGLKAAGWRSLVLDARDRVRTVRDALPVQLGGAAGTLAAFSAAGADGMEIVPAYARELGLAEPLLPWHTLRTPVADLAGALAFTAGALGKTAADVLILSRTEIAELAEGSGGGSSAMPHKANPVRATLIAAAARRAPAAAATLYGSLAAEDERPAGAWHAEWEPLRDLLRLVGGAARDAVELTEGLRVFPSAMRSHLALTGGLIVSERLAVVAAGRVGHARAREILTGAAGRARDEGRPLAEILAEEPALEGLDLAELTDPARYTGSAGLLTDRALERR from the coding sequence ATGCACGAGAGCGATGCCGGGCTCCTCGCCCCCGGACGGGCGGGCTCCGCCGCCGAGACCGCCACCGGCGACCATGCCTTCCTCCAGGCGCTGCTGGACGCCGAGGCCGCGCTGACGCGGGCCATGTCGGCCTCCGGGCTCGCCCCCTCCGGGGCGGGGCGGGCGGTCACCGCGGCGGCGGACGCGAGCCGGTTCGACGTGCGGGACCTGGCGCTGCGGGCCCGGTCCGGCGGCAATCCGGTGATCCCGCTGGCCGCCGCCCTCTCGGCGGCGGTCGACGAGGACGTGCGGCCCCACGTGCACCGGGGCGCGACGAGCCAGGACATCCTCGACACGGCGGCGATGCTGGTGGCATCCAGGACGCTGACGATCCTCCTCGACGACCTGGGGCGGACCGCCGACGCGCTGGAGCGGCTGGCGGCCGGGCATCGCGACACGCCGATGCCCGGCAGGACCCTGACGCAGCACGCCGTGCCGACCACCTTCGGCCTCAAGGCGGCGGGCTGGCGGTCGCTGGTGCTCGACGCACGGGACCGGGTACGGACGGTGCGCGACGCGCTCCCCGTCCAGCTGGGCGGTGCGGCGGGCACGCTCGCCGCCTTCTCGGCGGCCGGCGCGGACGGGATGGAGATCGTCCCAGCCTACGCCCGGGAACTGGGCCTCGCCGAGCCCCTGCTGCCTTGGCACACCCTGCGTACCCCGGTCGCGGACCTGGCCGGTGCGCTCGCCTTCACGGCGGGCGCGCTCGGAAAGACGGCGGCCGATGTGCTCATCCTGTCCCGCACCGAGATCGCCGAGCTCGCGGAGGGCTCCGGCGGCGGCTCCTCGGCGATGCCGCACAAGGCCAACCCGGTCCGCGCCACCCTGATCGCCGCCGCGGCCCGCCGCGCGCCCGCGGCGGCGGCCACGCTGTACGGCTCGCTCGCCGCCGAGGACGAACGGCCCGCCGGGGCCTGGCACGCCGAATGGGAGCCGCTGCGCGACCTGTTGCGCCTGGTCGGCGGGGCGGCCCGGGACGCCGTGGAGCTCACCGAGGGGCTGAGGGTGTTCCCGTCGGCCATGCGCAGCCACCTGGCGCTGACCGGCGGACTGATCGTGTCGGAACGCCTGGCCGTCGTCGCAGCCGGGCGGGTCGGCCACGCCCGCGCCAGGGAGATCCTCACCGGAGCAGCCGGCAGGGCCCGCGACGAGGGCAGGCCACTCGCGGAGATCCTCGCGGAGGAGCCCGCCCTCGAAGGCCTCGATCTGGCAGAACTGACCGACCCCGCCCGGTACACCGGCAGCGCGGGGCTTCTCACCGACCGCGCTCTGGAGCGCCGATGA
- the pcaG gene encoding protocatechuate 3,4-dioxygenase subunit alpha: protein MSHAPTPSQTVGPFYGYALPFPGGSEVAPAGHPGTVTVHGYVLDGRGDPVPDAIVETWQSAPDGSRTGLPGSLRHDPATGRVTGRNGVDFTGFGRAPTDAAGRWFVRTLRPGGVPYLCAAVFARGLVHHLYTRVYLPDLLDEGAGTGDPLLGSLDAERRATLIATRTDPRTYRFDIRLQGDDETVFLEFS, encoded by the coding sequence ATGTCCCACGCCCCGACTCCCTCCCAGACCGTGGGACCGTTCTACGGCTACGCCCTGCCCTTCCCCGGCGGCAGCGAGGTCGCCCCTGCCGGGCATCCCGGTACGGTCACCGTGCACGGCTACGTGCTCGACGGCCGGGGCGACCCCGTGCCCGACGCGATCGTCGAGACCTGGCAGTCCGCACCCGACGGATCGCGCACCGGCCTCCCGGGATCGCTGCGCCACGATCCCGCGACCGGCAGGGTGACCGGACGGAACGGGGTGGACTTCACCGGGTTCGGCCGGGCGCCGACGGACGCCGCGGGGCGCTGGTTCGTGCGTACGCTCCGGCCTGGTGGGGTCCCTTACCTCTGCGCGGCCGTGTTCGCCCGCGGCCTGGTCCACCATCTGTACACCCGCGTGTATCTGCCCGACCTTCTCGACGAGGGTGCGGGGACGGGCGACCCGCTGCTGGGGTCGCTCGACGCGGAGCGGCGCGCCACACTGATCGCTACACGCACCGATCCGCGCACCTACCGCTTCGACATCCGTCTCCAGGGCGACGACGAGACGGTCTTCCTGGAGTTCAGCTGA
- the pcaH gene encoding protocatechuate 3,4-dioxygenase subunit beta has protein sequence MTARDLPSHPLPDGLSQREIDAEVARAQAAAEPGAHHPPRDYPPYRSSHFRHPHRSPVPLRDPEAVELSGPAFGVTDVTALDRDLTAQHHGEPLGERITVSGRVLDRAGRPVRGQLVEVWQANASGRYAHQLDRHPAPLDPNFTGFGRCLTDDDGGYSFTTVKPGAYPWRNHTNAWRPAHIHFSLFGTSFSQRLVTQMYFPGDPLLPYDPVIRSVTDRAARERLVSTYDHDLSVPEWSLGYRWDMVLDGPCATWTEEEGDA, from the coding sequence ATGACCGCACGTGACCTTCCCTCACATCCGCTGCCCGACGGCCTGAGCCAGCGGGAGATCGACGCCGAGGTGGCCAGGGCCCAGGCCGCGGCGGAACCGGGCGCCCACCATCCGCCCCGCGACTATCCCCCGTACCGCAGCAGCCATTTCCGCCACCCGCACCGCTCGCCCGTACCCCTGCGCGATCCGGAGGCGGTGGAACTGTCCGGGCCGGCGTTCGGCGTCACGGACGTGACCGCCCTGGACCGCGACCTCACCGCGCAGCACCACGGCGAGCCGCTCGGCGAGCGGATCACCGTCAGCGGCCGGGTGCTGGACCGGGCCGGCAGGCCGGTGCGGGGGCAGCTCGTGGAGGTGTGGCAGGCCAACGCCTCCGGGCGGTACGCCCACCAGCTCGACCGGCACCCGGCACCACTCGACCCCAACTTCACCGGGTTCGGACGCTGCCTGACCGACGACGACGGCGGCTACTCGTTCACCACCGTCAAGCCGGGCGCCTATCCGTGGCGCAACCACACGAACGCCTGGCGCCCCGCGCACATCCACTTCTCGCTGTTCGGCACGTCGTTCAGCCAGCGGCTCGTCACCCAGATGTACTTCCCCGGCGATCCGCTGCTCCCCTACGACCCGGTGATCCGCTCCGTCACGGACCGGGCCGCGCGCGAGCGGCTCGTGTCGACGTACGACCACGACCTGTCCGTTCCCGAGTGGTCCCTCGGCTACCGCTGGGACATGGTCCTGGACGGACCGTGCGCCACCTGGACCGAGGAAGAAGGCGACGCCTGA
- a CDS encoding MarR family winged helix-turn-helix transcriptional regulator: protein MQAVDLSTHPGHLARRLQQAHHLLWNTMVSQETTSPQFAVLNALTAEPGLDQRTVGERVGLDRSTVAEVITRLLRRELLDKVRDPHDGRRFLLRLTDEGARTHRLLALRTVGMNQVFLGPLSPDERQTLFDLMRRAADAAEAFRLPEEAGPPAGR, encoded by the coding sequence GTGCAGGCGGTCGATCTCAGCACCCACCCCGGGCATCTCGCCCGGCGTCTTCAGCAGGCCCACCACCTGCTCTGGAACACGATGGTCTCCCAGGAGACCACCTCGCCCCAGTTCGCCGTGCTCAACGCCCTGACCGCCGAACCGGGCCTGGACCAGAGGACCGTGGGGGAGCGGGTCGGCCTCGACAGGTCCACCGTCGCCGAGGTGATCACCCGTCTGCTGCGCCGTGAGCTGCTGGACAAGGTGCGCGACCCGCACGACGGGCGGCGCTTCCTGCTGCGTCTCACGGACGAGGGCGCGCGCACCCACCGCCTGCTGGCCCTGCGTACGGTCGGGATGAACCAGGTCTTCCTGGGCCCGCTCTCCCCGGACGAACGGCAGACGCTCTTCGACCTGATGCGCCGGGCGGCGGACGCCGCCGAAGCCTTCCGGCTGCCGGAGGAGGCCGGGCCCCCGGCGGGCCGGTGA
- a CDS encoding VOC family protein, producing MKLTKPVPGGPCWVELSTPDVGAAQAFYAGLFGWRSETDPRPEAGGYTTARVGEDAVAAFSPLYRPEQRSAWTVSFATDDADASADAVRGAGGTVLMGPMDVFDQGRFAVAADPSGAVFTLWQARAFQGAGRFNDPGALGWTELRTPDPQGALAFYPAVFGWTADVSERFTHWGVDGADFGGMKAQDEGEQAGTPPHWLPYFTVPDTGTTAAMALTSGGEPLSPPTHVPGGPWVATLRDAQGARFGIITP from the coding sequence ATGAAGCTCACCAAGCCGGTACCCGGAGGTCCCTGCTGGGTCGAGCTGAGCACCCCGGACGTGGGGGCCGCCCAGGCGTTCTACGCAGGGCTCTTCGGCTGGCGGTCCGAGACCGATCCGCGCCCGGAGGCCGGCGGGTACACGACGGCGCGCGTCGGCGAGGACGCCGTCGCGGCCTTCAGCCCCCTCTACCGACCGGAGCAGCGGTCCGCCTGGACCGTCTCCTTCGCCACCGACGACGCGGACGCCTCGGCCGATGCCGTGCGAGGAGCAGGCGGCACGGTACTGATGGGCCCGATGGACGTCTTCGACCAGGGCAGGTTCGCGGTGGCCGCCGATCCGTCCGGGGCGGTGTTCACCCTCTGGCAGGCACGCGCCTTCCAGGGCGCGGGGCGCTTCAACGATCCGGGGGCCCTCGGCTGGACCGAGCTCCGCACCCCGGATCCGCAGGGCGCGCTCGCCTTCTACCCTGCGGTGTTCGGCTGGACGGCCGACGTCTCCGAACGCTTCACCCACTGGGGTGTGGACGGAGCCGACTTCGGCGGCATGAAGGCGCAGGACGAGGGCGAACAGGCCGGGACGCCGCCGCACTGGTTGCCCTACTTCACCGTCCCCGACACCGGGACGACGGCCGCCATGGCCCTGACCTCGGGCGGAGAGCCGCTCTCGCCCCCGACGCACGTCCCGGGCGGGCCCTGGGTCGCCACGCTCCGCGACGCCCAGGGCGCGCGGTTCGGCATCATCACACCCTGA
- a CDS encoding FUSC family protein, whose protein sequence is MRLRKPSVHKLPVIGVLRLKSPAEIWYKPALSVVVASAVPNLLLYSLDRLDLVMYTMAGSLCALYGHNLPYARRAHTVLRVILGMAAGFAVALVAASVTGSTAVLIAVGALLAAVQKIFCDATRIGPPGNVIFAFVTSAALFAPQEIGQVPGHMALMLAAGAFSWLVTAGPVLWHREGPERLATARALDAAAVYAAEPDARTRHAAASAIHAAWQSLLAAGRPTPVRRELERLVVHAERALATTAADGRLSGADPGELHRWATATRARGPVPAPPPAPGTVEQLFGIDAERAGQRMRRGRREARRRLLRALGPGSPVLPVAFRTLIGCALAGYVSSALGVGHPYWALVTAASVYQPNLTLSWSRALQRTVGNLLGVLVFAAVIPLARVSPLALVLCVLFFNFAAEALITRNYWLGSVAVTPMALLILEFGGFQPAGELIADRALDTLVGVGVGFLAAVAVTNRRASGRVERALAAAGEARDRAERAVADPTADALTLETARRRLTASLVELRDAGDVAEGEWWQRALPEEELLAAEQAGHRTLAATAQRQGLTTLPPANGAV, encoded by the coding sequence ATGCGACTCCGGAAGCCATCCGTCCACAAACTGCCGGTCATCGGTGTCCTGCGGCTGAAGAGTCCCGCGGAGATCTGGTACAAGCCCGCGCTGAGTGTGGTGGTCGCCTCGGCCGTCCCGAATCTGCTGCTGTACTCGCTCGACCGCCTCGACCTCGTCATGTACACGATGGCGGGTTCGCTCTGTGCGCTCTACGGGCACAACCTGCCGTACGCCCGCAGGGCCCACACCGTCCTCCGCGTGATCCTGGGGATGGCCGCGGGATTCGCCGTCGCCCTGGTCGCCGCCTCGGTCACCGGCTCGACCGCCGTGCTGATCGCCGTCGGAGCGCTGCTCGCAGCCGTGCAGAAGATCTTCTGCGACGCGACCCGCATCGGCCCGCCCGGCAACGTGATCTTCGCCTTCGTCACCTCGGCCGCGCTCTTCGCCCCGCAGGAAATCGGGCAGGTTCCGGGCCACATGGCGCTGATGCTGGCCGCGGGCGCCTTCTCCTGGCTGGTCACCGCCGGCCCGGTCCTCTGGCACAGGGAGGGGCCGGAGCGTCTCGCCACCGCCCGCGCGCTCGACGCCGCCGCGGTGTACGCGGCGGAGCCCGACGCCCGGACCCGGCACGCCGCGGCCTCGGCGATCCACGCCGCCTGGCAGTCGCTGCTGGCCGCCGGACGCCCCACCCCCGTACGCCGGGAACTGGAGCGGCTCGTCGTCCACGCCGAACGCGCCCTGGCCACCACCGCGGCCGACGGCCGCCTCTCCGGCGCCGACCCGGGGGAGCTGCACCGCTGGGCGACGGCCACTCGCGCCCGCGGCCCGGTGCCCGCCCCGCCGCCCGCACCCGGCACCGTCGAGCAGCTCTTCGGGATCGATGCCGAACGGGCCGGACAGCGGATGCGACGCGGCCGGCGCGAGGCGCGACGCAGGCTGCTGCGCGCCCTCGGCCCCGGATCCCCGGTGCTGCCGGTCGCCTTCCGTACCCTCATCGGGTGCGCCCTGGCCGGCTACGTGTCCTCGGCGCTCGGCGTGGGTCACCCGTACTGGGCCCTCGTCACCGCCGCCTCCGTCTATCAGCCCAACCTCACCCTCTCCTGGAGCAGGGCGCTGCAGCGGACCGTCGGCAACCTTCTCGGCGTGCTGGTCTTCGCGGCCGTCATCCCGCTCGCCCGGGTGAGTCCGCTGGCCCTCGTCCTGTGCGTGCTCTTCTTCAACTTCGCCGCCGAGGCCCTGATCACCCGCAACTACTGGCTCGGCTCCGTCGCCGTCACCCCGATGGCCCTGCTGATCCTGGAGTTCGGCGGCTTCCAGCCGGCGGGGGAGCTCATCGCCGACCGGGCCCTGGACACGCTGGTGGGTGTCGGGGTCGGCTTCCTCGCCGCGGTCGCCGTCACCAACCGCCGGGCGTCCGGCCGCGTGGAACGGGCACTCGCCGCCGCGGGGGAGGCCCGCGACCGCGCCGAGCGGGCGGTCGCCGACCCCACGGCCGACGCCCTCACGCTGGAGACGGCACGCAGGAGGCTCACCGCCTCCCTCGTCGAGCTGCGTGACGCCGGCGACGTCGCGGAGGGCGAATGGTGGCAACGCGCTCTGCCCGAGGAAGAGCTGCTGGCGGCCGAGCAGGCAGGACACCGTACGCTCGCGGCGACAGCACAACGGCAGGGGCTGACCACCCTGCCCCCGGCGAACGGAGCGGTGTGA
- a CDS encoding MarR family winged helix-turn-helix transcriptional regulator, with amino-acid sequence MTDDIVASVVRQWQAVNPGLDTRPMEIIGRINRCAALLQQAEDAPLRAAGLTRAEFDLLGAMRRTDRELTPGELARETFSSGAAVTKRLRALQESGLIGRRSDARDRRVAHVGLTEAGRELVDRLLPDQLAYERSVLSGLDEETRSGLGGQLGELLVQLEGRLGGRR; translated from the coding sequence GTGACCGACGACATCGTGGCCTCGGTGGTGCGGCAGTGGCAGGCCGTCAACCCGGGCCTGGACACCAGACCGATGGAGATCATCGGCCGCATCAACCGCTGCGCGGCACTGCTCCAGCAGGCCGAGGACGCACCACTGCGCGCCGCCGGACTCACCCGCGCCGAATTCGATCTGCTCGGCGCGATGCGGCGCACCGACCGCGAACTCACCCCCGGCGAGCTGGCCCGCGAGACCTTCTCGTCCGGAGCGGCCGTCACGAAACGGCTGCGAGCCCTCCAGGAATCCGGTCTGATCGGCCGCCGCAGCGATGCCAGGGACCGCCGGGTCGCCCACGTCGGGCTGACGGAAGCGGGGCGTGAACTGGTGGACCGTCTGCTGCCCGATCAGCTCGCCTACGAGCGGTCGGTGCTGTCCGGACTGGACGAGGAGACCCGCAGTGGGCTCGGCGGGCAGCTCGGCGAGCTGCTGGTGCAGCTGGAGGGCCGGCTCGGCGGCCGTCGCTGA
- a CDS encoding sensor histidine kinase: MVRVESPPTKRDIPVVRAALLPVVLMAGATAAGAVPVTGAARAAVVWCGAIATVVVATLTVVLNRRRRAMRVQRAEYEQRIAVLEYRIASYDQETERLSKELLPAAIRRLRASNSPQEVMRDVVDADESYRNLPKAQRALVLQVLDIIDNEEAMRDSAQRAFVSVARRVQAIVHRQASELREMEDHHGRNPDVFDDLLRIDHGTALIGRLADSIAVLGGARPSRQWPKAVPLFSVLRGAMSRILEYQRVDLHSIAKVAIVGTAVEPLIHACAELLDNATRYSPPQTRVHVTAVEVQTGIAIEIEDGGVSLSEEARVRAENMLAQAQAGINMNDLGESPRLGMAVVGRLARMYQLQVSLRQSAYGGVRAVLIVPRDMITTGPAPGIAHGIGATSRPQSSLDMSQMQHVVPPRGKHKARPTATGPVPSLASPAPSAPTPAPVASAARPAPAAAAMGDDEIVVTEWTEGGLPQRRSRGRAPLGSHNLPQQSASAAEPVARNGHNGHGGAGSAPPGLWLEAFTQAVNGVPKEPKNDTDSDDAWDKGDEK; the protein is encoded by the coding sequence ATGGTCCGTGTTGAATCACCGCCGACCAAAAGAGACATCCCCGTAGTCCGCGCCGCGCTCCTGCCCGTCGTGCTGATGGCCGGCGCAACCGCCGCCGGCGCCGTCCCGGTCACCGGGGCCGCACGGGCGGCAGTCGTATGGTGCGGGGCGATCGCCACAGTCGTGGTCGCCACGCTCACCGTCGTACTGAACCGCCGGCGCCGGGCGATGCGCGTCCAGCGCGCCGAGTACGAACAGCGCATCGCGGTCCTCGAGTACCGCATCGCCTCGTACGACCAGGAGACCGAACGGCTCAGCAAGGAGCTCCTGCCCGCCGCGATCCGCAGGCTGCGGGCCAGCAACTCGCCGCAGGAGGTGATGCGCGACGTCGTCGACGCGGACGAGTCGTACCGCAACCTGCCCAAGGCGCAACGCGCCCTGGTGCTCCAGGTCCTCGACATCATCGACAACGAAGAGGCGATGCGGGACTCCGCACAGCGCGCCTTCGTCAGTGTCGCCCGCCGCGTCCAGGCCATCGTCCACCGGCAGGCCAGTGAACTCCGGGAGATGGAGGACCACCACGGGCGCAACCCGGACGTCTTCGACGACCTGCTGCGCATCGACCACGGCACCGCGCTGATCGGGCGGCTCGCCGACTCGATCGCCGTACTCGGCGGCGCCCGCCCCAGCCGCCAGTGGCCCAAGGCCGTACCGCTGTTCAGCGTGCTGCGCGGCGCGATGTCCCGGATCCTGGAGTACCAGCGCGTCGATCTGCACTCGATCGCCAAGGTCGCCATCGTCGGCACCGCGGTCGAACCGCTCATCCACGCCTGCGCCGAACTCCTCGACAACGCGACGCGCTACTCGCCGCCCCAGACCCGGGTGCACGTCACAGCGGTCGAGGTGCAGACGGGCATCGCCATCGAGATCGAGGACGGCGGCGTCAGCCTGAGCGAGGAGGCCCGCGTGCGGGCCGAGAACATGCTCGCCCAGGCCCAGGCCGGCATCAACATGAACGACCTCGGGGAGTCCCCGCGCCTCGGCATGGCCGTGGTCGGCCGTCTCGCCCGCATGTACCAGCTCCAGGTCTCCCTGAGGCAGTCCGCGTACGGAGGGGTCCGCGCCGTACTCATCGTGCCGCGCGACATGATCACCACAGGCCCCGCCCCGGGCATCGCGCACGGGATCGGCGCCACCTCGCGGCCCCAGAGCTCGCTCGACATGTCGCAGATGCAGCACGTCGTCCCCCCGCGCGGCAAGCACAAGGCGCGCCCCACCGCGACCGGACCCGTCCCGTCGCTCGCGTCCCCCGCACCCTCCGCCCCCACCCCGGCCCCGGTGGCATCCGCCGCCCGGCCCGCGCCCGCGGCGGCAGCCATGGGCGACGACGAGATCGTGGTGACCGAGTGGACCGAGGGCGGGCTCCCGCAGCGCCGCAGCCGAGGGCGAGCACCCCTCGGTTCGCACAACCTCCCGCAGCAGTCCGCGTCGGCCGCAGAGCCCGTCGCGCGCAACGGGCACAACGGACACGGCGGTGCCGGCTCGGCACCTCCCGGTCTCTGGTTGGAGGCCTTCACCCAGGCCGTCAACGGTGTGCCCAAGGAGCCGAAGAACGACACAGACTCTGACGACGCGTGGGACAAGGGAGACGAGAAGTGA
- a CDS encoding roadblock/LC7 domain-containing protein encodes MIQQRGNMDWMLKELADDVPSIHQIVVLSADGLRIARHGGDPDVADRLAAACAGLQSLAAAVATEIPYSDGLMKLVVIEVTGGFFYLMAAGAGAYLAVLAGETVDAGLVGARMRDMVVRIGAHLTSPPRHDGQSG; translated from the coding sequence GTGATCCAGCAGCGGGGAAACATGGACTGGATGCTCAAGGAACTGGCCGACGACGTACCGAGCATCCACCAGATCGTGGTGCTCTCCGCCGACGGCCTGCGCATCGCCCGGCACGGCGGCGACCCCGACGTCGCCGACCGCCTCGCCGCGGCCTGCGCCGGGCTGCAGAGCCTGGCTGCGGCCGTCGCCACCGAGATCCCGTACAGCGACGGTCTGATGAAGCTGGTCGTCATCGAGGTGACCGGAGGGTTCTTCTACCTGATGGCCGCCGGCGCCGGCGCCTACCTCGCGGTCCTCGCCGGCGAGACGGTCGACGCCGGGCTTGTGGGTGCCCGGATGCGGGACATGGTCGTCCGCATCGGGGCCCATCTGACGAGCCCTCCGCGCCACGACGGGCAGTCCGGATGA
- a CDS encoding DUF742 domain-containing protein, whose product MSPPRRERRKADPAVSDPERLYVITGAPDGERAELDLVTMVVAQAEPSPTVQPEQAAILRLCKAPLSVAEISAYLSLPFSVVTSLLTELLATELIESRAPIVRAALPDRSLLEAVMHGLQKL is encoded by the coding sequence ATGAGTCCTCCCCGACGAGAACGCCGAAAGGCCGACCCGGCGGTGAGCGACCCGGAACGGCTGTACGTGATCACCGGCGCCCCCGACGGCGAAAGAGCTGAACTCGACCTCGTCACCATGGTGGTCGCTCAGGCGGAGCCGTCACCCACGGTCCAGCCCGAGCAGGCCGCGATCCTGCGGCTCTGCAAGGCGCCGTTGTCCGTCGCCGAGATCTCGGCCTATCTGAGTCTCCCCTTCAGCGTGGTCACCTCGCTCCTGACAGAACTCCTGGCGACCGAACTGATCGAATCGCGCGCGCCCATCGTCCGCGCCGCGCTCCCGGACCGGTCCCTCCTCGAAGCGGTGATGCATGGACTTCAGAAGCTCTGA
- a CDS encoding GTP-binding protein, whose protein sequence is MDFRSSDTITGPRSEDVLPDTATAAVKVVVVGGFGVGKTTMVGSVSEIRPLTTEETMTQAGVGVDDNVGVETKTATTVAMDFGRISLSEELILYLFGTPGQERFWFLWNGLFEGALGAVVLIDTRRLQVSFDVIGRLEERGVPFVVAVNTFPGAPHHPVEALRNALDLPDEVPMIDCDARLRASSRDVLMTLMRYLHSLAVPLA, encoded by the coding sequence ATGGACTTCAGAAGCTCTGACACGATCACGGGCCCCCGTAGCGAGGACGTCCTCCCCGACACGGCCACGGCCGCGGTGAAGGTCGTCGTCGTGGGCGGGTTCGGGGTCGGCAAGACGACCATGGTCGGCTCGGTGAGCGAGATCCGGCCCCTGACGACCGAAGAGACCATGACCCAGGCCGGTGTCGGCGTGGACGACAACGTGGGTGTGGAGACCAAGACCGCCACCACGGTGGCCATGGACTTCGGCCGGATCAGCCTCAGCGAGGAACTGATCCTCTACCTGTTCGGCACACCCGGCCAGGAGCGCTTCTGGTTCCTCTGGAACGGGCTCTTCGAAGGAGCGCTCGGAGCCGTCGTCCTCATCGACACCCGACGGCTCCAGGTCAGCTTCGACGTCATCGGCAGGCTGGAGGAGCGCGGCGTGCCGTTCGTGGTGGCCGTCAACACCTTCCCAGGCGCACCGCACCACCCCGTCGAGGCCCTTCGCAACGCTCTGGACCTGCCGGACGAGGTTCCGATGATCGACTGCGACGCACGGCTGCGTGCCTCCAGCCGCGATGTGCTGATGACCCTCATGCGCTACCTGCACAGCCTTGCCGTGCCGCTCGCCTGA